The following are from one region of the Thermococcus cleftensis genome:
- a CDS encoding DUF2284 domain-containing protein produces MKVLWEKEIPAESMVVSPRPVWKCRTCPMYGKRPSCPPHAPDWKETKEWVRHFRRALIIKFEIDMERFEEEKREAILYLLRREAELFREGKLYAMALFPGNCNLCDDCPFERGEPCRLPTKVRPSIDAVGIEIGELVEIDFSESVLYGMVLIE; encoded by the coding sequence ATGAAGGTGCTCTGGGAGAAGGAGATACCGGCGGAGAGCATGGTTGTCTCGCCAAGACCCGTCTGGAAGTGCAGAACTTGCCCGATGTACGGAAAGAGGCCAAGCTGTCCGCCCCACGCGCCGGACTGGAAGGAAACCAAAGAGTGGGTGCGGCACTTCAGGAGGGCCCTGATAATCAAGTTCGAAATCGACATGGAGCGCTTCGAGGAGGAGAAGCGGGAGGCGATCCTCTACCTGCTCAGGCGCGAGGCCGAGCTCTTCAGGGAGGGGAAGCTCTATGCGATGGCGCTCTTTCCCGGGAACTGCAACCTCTGCGACGACTGCCCCTTCGAGAGGGGGGAGCCGTGCAGGCTTCCAACGAAGGTCAGGCCGAGCATAGACGCTGTAGGGATTGAAATTGGGGAACTCGTCGAGATAGACTTCTCCGAAAGCGTTTTGTACGGGATGGTGCTAATTGAGTGA
- a CDS encoding PIN domain-containing protein, translating to MRVREISEVIEKPELQILLNVLGEIRVSYPLYGLPLLRAKPTETGYRVELTVSRREFNERVPERLSSELPTWTDFYECFISAGIVRYANIDEFLQNLELYERLKKGVAFAPDTNLFYHRFISGFRPLDGYQIVVAEGVKKEIENAMNYKYRHRELEEIRREVRNASLLREFSNRRTKRSRKAAYIALKEFERLKDRIIIAESVKEPAHNNDEIIVKSLKHYDNMTPTLLVFLTADIAITDVAEMEGLEYFLFRYPRQEIGRHEVSAYQLRTLLFNLAAVFGVIEVNGITVFGEFGGKQGLNELKLVFPAENRAYHEFEFHLKLSRKLMEIMNG from the coding sequence ATGAGAGTGAGGGAGATTAGCGAGGTCATCGAAAAGCCGGAGCTCCAGATACTCCTCAACGTCCTGGGGGAAATAAGGGTCAGCTATCCCCTCTACGGCCTTCCCCTGCTGAGGGCGAAGCCGACGGAAACCGGCTACCGCGTCGAGCTCACCGTGAGCAGGAGGGAGTTCAACGAGAGGGTCCCAGAAAGGCTCTCCAGCGAGCTTCCAACCTGGACCGACTTCTACGAGTGCTTCATATCCGCCGGAATAGTGCGGTACGCGAACATCGACGAGTTCCTCCAGAACCTTGAACTCTACGAGAGGCTCAAGAAGGGCGTCGCCTTCGCGCCCGACACCAACCTCTTCTACCACCGCTTCATCTCCGGGTTCAGGCCCCTCGACGGGTACCAGATAGTCGTGGCCGAGGGGGTCAAGAAGGAGATAGAGAACGCGATGAACTACAAGTACAGGCACAGGGAGCTGGAGGAGATAAGGCGCGAGGTGAGGAACGCGAGCCTGCTCCGGGAGTTCAGCAACAGGAGAACGAAGAGGAGCAGGAAGGCTGCCTACATAGCCCTCAAGGAGTTCGAGAGGCTGAAGGACAGGATAATCATAGCCGAGAGCGTTAAGGAGCCGGCCCACAACAACGACGAGATAATCGTCAAGTCCCTGAAGCACTACGACAACATGACGCCCACGCTTCTCGTCTTCCTTACCGCCGACATAGCAATAACCGATGTGGCCGAGATGGAAGGCCTAGAGTACTTCCTCTTCAGGTACCCCCGGCAGGAGATTGGAAGGCACGAGGTTTCGGCCTACCAGCTCAGGACGCTCCTCTTCAACCTCGCGGCCGTCTTCGGCGTCATAGAGGTGAACGGGATAACCGTCTTCGGCGAGTTCGGCGGCAAGCAGGGTCTCAACGAACTGAAGCTCGTCTTTCCGGCCGAGAACAGGGCCTATCACGAGTTCGAATTCCACCTCAAGCTGTCAAGGAAGCTGATGGAGATAATGAACGGTTAA